The following are encoded together in the Cynocephalus volans isolate mCynVol1 chromosome 4, mCynVol1.pri, whole genome shotgun sequence genome:
- the LOC134376470 gene encoding olfactory receptor 1165-like codes for MVMMMVTNRAVGLQESNQSSVTTFTLLGFSEFPNLQAPLFLVFLLIYTATLVGNLGMIVIVRINPKLHTPMCFFLSHLSFLDICYSGVFTPKLLEILVVEDRTISFTECIIQFSFGCAFVIVEMFMLAVMAYDRFVAVCNLLLYTVAMSPKLCALLVAGTYTWGGLSFLTLTCSLLQLSYCASNIIDHFGCEFSAFLSVSCSDPYFSQMACLAISTFSEACSLLIILTSYGFILVTIIKMPSTGGLRKAFPTCASYLTAITIFHGIILLLYCVPNSKSSWLLVKVATVLFTVVIPMLNPLIYSLRNKDVKDTLRRLINSKLHSHSM; via the exons atggtgatgatgatggtgacaaaCAG GGCCGTGGGACTGCAGGAAAGTAACCAGAGCTCTGTGACAACATTCACcctcttgggcttctcagaattCCCAAACCTCCAAGCACCCCTCTTCCTGGTGTTCCTGCTCATCTACACAGCCACTCTGGTGGGGAACCTGGGCATGATTGTGATTGTGAGGATCAATCCCAAACTCCATACACCCATGTGCTTTTTCCTCAGCCATCTGTCCTTTTTGGATATTTGTTATTCTGGTGTGTTTACACCCAAACTGCTAGAAATCTTAGTTGTGGAAGACAGAACTATCTCCTTCACAGAATGCATAATACAATTTTCCTTTGGCTGTGCATTTGTGATTGTGGAAATGTTCATGTTGgcagtgatggcctatgaccggttTGTGGCCGTTTGTAACCTCCTGCTCTACACAGTTGCTATGTCTCCTAAGCTCTGTGCTCTCCTGGTAGCTGGAACTTACACATGGGGTGGACTCAGTTTCTTGACACTCACATGTTCTCTTTTGCAACTGTCCTACTGTGCATCTAACATCATAGATCACTTTGGTTGTGAgttctctgccttcctctctgtATCCTGCTCTGACCCCTACTTCAGCCAGATGGCATGTTTAGCCATTTCTACATTCAGTGAAGCTTGTAGCCTCCTGATCATCCTCACCTCCTATGGCTTTATCCTTGTGACTATCATCAAGATGCCTTCCACGGGTGGACTCAGAAAAGCCTTCCCCACCTGTGCCTCCTACCTGACTGCCATCACCATTTTCCATGGGATCATCCTCCTTCTCTACTGTGTGCCCAACTCCAAAAGCTCGTGGCTCCTGGTCAAAGTGGCCACTGTGCTGTTTACAGTTGTGATCCCCATGCTGAATCCCCTTATCTACAGCCTTAGGAACAAAGATGTGAAAGACACACTGAGGAGGTTGATCAACTCCAAACTGCATTCTCACTCAATGTAA
- the LOC134377261 gene encoding olfactory receptor 1165-like yields MVQGEKNKSSVDKFILLGFSEYPQLQMPLFLVFLVIYTVTLVGNLGIVVVIKMNPKLHTPMYFFLSHVSFLDICYSCVFIPKLLEILVMEDRTISFTGCMLQFFLSCEFVIAEMLMLAVMAYDRFVAVCNPLLYTVAMSPKLCALLVAGSYTWGGLCSLTLTCSLLELSYCGHNIIDHFACEFSAILSVSCSDPYFSQMACLVISTFNELCSLLIILASYVFIVVTIIKMPSTGGLRKAFSTRASHLTAITIFHGIILFLYCVPNSESRRLLVKLATLLFIVMIPMLNPLIYSLRNKDVKETLRRLINSKLHSHSI; encoded by the coding sequence ATGGTACAGGGTGAGAAAAACAAGAGCTCTGTGGACAAATTCATCCTGTTGGGATTCTCAGAATATCCACAACTCCAGATGCCCCTCTTCCTGGTGTTTTTGGTCATCTACACAGTCACTCTGGTGGGTAACTTGGGCATAGTTGTGGTCATAAAGATGAACCCCAAACTTCATacacccatgtactttttcctcagcCATGTATCCTTTTTGGATATTTGTTATTCTTGTGTGTTTATACCCAAACTGCTAGAAATCTTAGTCATGGAAGACAGAACTATCTCCTTCACAGGATGCATGCTACAATTTTTCCTTAGCTGTGAATTTGTGATTGCCGAAATGCTCATGTTAgcagtgatggcctatgaccggttTGTGGCCGTTTGTAACCCCCTGCTCTACACAGTTGCTATGTCTCCTAAGCTCTGTGCTCTCCTGGTAGCTGGATCTTATACATGGGGTGGACTCTGTTCCTTGACACTCACATGTTCTCTTTTGGAACTATCCTACTGTGGACATAACATCATAGATCACTTTGCTTGTGAGTTCTCTGCAATCCTCTCCGTATCCTGCTCTGACCCCTATTTCAGCCAGATGGCATGTTTAGTCATTTCGACATTCAATGAGCTTTGTAGCCTCCTGATCATCCTCGCCTCCTATGTCTTCATAGTTGTCACTATCATCAAGATGCCTTCCACGGGTGGACTCAGAAAAGCCTTCTCCACCCGTGCCTCCCACCTGACTGCCATCACCATTTTCCATGGGATCATCCTCTTTCTCTACTGTGTGCCCAATTCTGAAAGCCGCAGGCTCCTGGTCAAATTGGCCACTCTGCTGTTCATAGTCATGATCCCCATGCTGAATCCCCTTATCTACAGCCTTAGGAACAAAGATGTGAAAGAGACACTAAGGAGGTTGATCAACTCCAAACTGCATTCTCACTCGATTTAA
- the LOC134376911 gene encoding olfactory receptor 5D13-like has protein sequence MRHSNASLFRTQENQTSRFTFILLGFSEYPDLQVPLFLVFLAIYTVTVLGNLGMIAIIKINPKLHTPMYFFLSHLSFVDFCYSTVVTPKLLENLVVADRTISFTGCIMQFFFACIFVVTETFMLAVMAYDRFVAVCNPLLYAVAMSQKLCSMLVAVVYTWSIVCSLTYTYFLLTLSFCGTNFINNFVCEHAAIVAVSCSDPYISQKIILVSATFNEISSLMIILTSYVFIFITVMKMHSTGGRQKAFSTCASHLTAITIFHGTILFLYCVPNSKSSWLTVKVASVFYTVIIPMLNPLIYSLRNKDVKETVRKLISCTLCHKI, from the exons ATGAGACACTCAAATGCTTCTCTATTTAG GACCCAAGAAAATCAGACTTCAAGATTCACCTTCATCCTCCTGGGCTTCTCAGAATATCCAGACCTCCAGGTGCCCCTCTTCCTGGTGTTCCTGGCCATCTACACAGTCACTGTGCTGGGGAACTTGGGCATGATTGCAATCATCAAGATCAATCCCAaactccacacccccatgtactttttccttagCCACTTGTCCTTTGTTGATTTCTGTTACTCTACAGTAGTTACACCCAAACTGTTGGAGAACTTGGTTGTGGCAGACAGGACCATCTCCTTCACAGGATGCATCATGCAATTCTTCTTTGCGTGCATATTTGTGGTGACAGAAACTTTCATGTTGgcagtgatggcctatgaccgatTTGTGGCAGTTTGCAACCCTTTGCTCTACGCAGTTGCTATGTCTCAGAAGCTTTGTTCCATGTTGGTAGCTGTGGTATACACTTGGAGTATAGTCTGTTCCTTAACATATACGTACTTTTTGTTGACTTTATCTTTTTGTGGGACAAACTTCATAAACAACTTTGTGTGTGAGCATGCTGCCATTGTTGCTGTGTCCTGCTCTGACCCCTACATTAGCCAGAAGATCATTTTAGTCTCTgccacattcaatgaaataagcaGCCTGATGATCATTCTTActtcctatgttttcatttttatcactgTCATGAAGATGCATTCAACTGGGGGGCGCCAGAAAGCCTTCTCCACATGTGCGTCCCATCTAACCGCCATCACTATCTTCCATGGTAcaattctttttctctattgtgttcctAACTCCAAAAGTTCATGGCTCACGGTCAAGGTGGCTTCTGTCTTTTATACAGTGATCATTCCCATGTTGAACCCCCTGATCTATAGCCTCAGGAATAAGGATGTGAAGGAAACAGTCAGAAAGTTAATCAGTTGCACATTATGTCATAAAATATAA